TTAGTGCCAGTGGCTTAGATGTGGAAGGCTGGATTGCCAACCGCCGAGGTTTCTCCAATTTTCTGGATACCTTACTGTTTAAATTAGGGTTACGCAGCGCCACATTCTTATCCGGCGATGTACATTATTCATTTGTGAATCGGGCTATTTACAGCAATCGTAGCAATTTATGCCAAGCGCAATCCGCCCATAATTCATGGCAACAATCACCTAGTTTAGAATGCCTGCAACTCACCAGTTCAGCGTTACGCAATACCCCCGATAAACGCCGCTATTTAGAAAGCTTTTTTGCCAATTGGGTAATTAAACATAAACACGGACACAGTGCCCCCGAATTATTACCGTGGTGGGAACGCTGGCACGTTTGGCGTTTATTCCGCTATGACACTTGGAAACTAAGAATTGAAGGCGTTGCCGGACACAGTTTGCAAGACCGAGCATTAACAGGGTGGCAATTGCCATTATTCTGGCGCTTAATCCGCTTTAAACGCGGCAAATTTAGTTTAATCAAAAATCACTATTGGTTAACCAGTCGCCCGAATATTGCCTTAGTCTATTTACAACAAGGCAAAGTTACCCAACAAGTTTTATTATCGGGTGAACAATTAGAAAATAAATTAATTTACAAAATCCGCTGATTGGCAATGTACTACATAAGAACGTGAAAAATAATCATGTAAAAATAAATTACGCCGCCACATCATAATCAAATTGGCAATCCACAACATATGAAACATAAGTTCTATAATAACAATCCAATGCCGCCAAATGGCATTATACCATTTTATTTTTCCGCCATATTGATTAACAACTTGCAAACCTAATAGCTTTTTACCGGGCGAAGCTTGATAAAACGCCTCTAATAGCGGAAATACCAATAATACGTAAACAACAAATAATTTACCCGGCCAACTCATGAGTTCACTTTCTACAACTTCGCTGATACCAAGCGTTTTAGTAGCAGACAGTAGCATTATAATAATAACCATACCTGTGAAAGCCGCCAAAAAATCCAAAAAAAACGCCCCCAATCTACGCCACAATAATAATTCTTGGTTAGCTTGTGGATAAATCCGCTTCTGCACTAGCTCAAGATTCATAGCGGCTAACTGACTATCAATATACGTTAGTACTGCATCAGCTTTGGTTAAACTAAAATGCTGCGTTAGGTAACTCGCTTGGTTTTCCCAATCAAAAACTTCATTCAAATAATTTAAGACAGCGGGCTTTATATAAAGCGTTTTTTGCTCTAAAGCAATCAAGTTTGCATCCGCAATATGGGGAAAAAGCTTTAAACTGACTTTTTCCTTAAACTCTAGATTTGTTAAGGACGGTATATTATTCAGAAAATTCCAATAACGTGGATCGTTACGGGCTGCTTCTGTGTGTAATGCGGTTGAACAACCTTTTAAGAAAAACTGCCAATCTTCATCGAATTTTAAATCATCGTTAAACAAGGTGGGTTCGGGTAAGGCAGGCGCGACGGGCTGGTTTAAATAATATTCGGTAGTAGGCGGTTCTGGCTGCCATTCCGCTGCTGTTTGAAGCAACGGCGGCGTTAAATGCAATTCGGTTAATATCGGCTTGGTTTCGGGTGGAATTTCATTAAGCAAGGGCGTGTTGCTTACAACCACTATGTGTGAGGGTTCATTAGGTTCTGCAATGGCAGGCGGTTGGCTATCGTCGGGTTCATTTGCCATCTGCTCATCGTCATAGGCAATATAATAACCATTGTCTTGCCAATCTAACGCTTGCTGATAA
This DNA window, taken from Candidatus Thiocaldithrix dubininis, encodes the following:
- a CDS encoding RDD family protein, with protein sequence MTCWEILGITPDADKKAIKLAYAKRLKQTRPEDDPEGFKRLYEAYQQALDWQDNGYYIAYDDEQMANEPDDSQPPAIAEPNEPSHIVVVSNTPLLNEIPPETKPILTELHLTPPLLQTAAEWQPEPPTTEYYLNQPVAPALPEPTLFNDDLKFDEDWQFFLKGCSTALHTEAARNDPRYWNFLNNIPSLTNLEFKEKVSLKLFPHIADANLIALEQKTLYIKPAVLNYLNEVFDWENQASYLTQHFSLTKADAVLTYIDSQLAAMNLELVQKRIYPQANQELLLWRRLGAFFLDFLAAFTGMVIIIMLLSATKTLGISEVVESELMSWPGKLFVVYVLLVFPLLEAFYQASPGKKLLGLQVVNQYGGKIKWYNAIWRHWIVIIELMFHMLWIANLIMMWRRNLFLHDYFSRSYVVHCQSADFVN